The following proteins are encoded in a genomic region of Streptococcus constellatus subsp. constellatus:
- a CDS encoding PTS sugar transporter subunit IIB: MIKIGLFCAAGFSTGMLVNNMKIAAKEAGLEVEIDAYSQAKLADYAPNLDVALLGPQVAYTLDKSAAICEENHIPIAVIPMADYGMLDGKKVLNLALGLLEQKQGA, from the coding sequence ATGATTAAAATTGGGTTGTTTTGTGCAGCAGGTTTTTCAACAGGAATGTTGGTCAATAATATGAAAATAGCTGCGAAAGAAGCTGGTTTAGAGGTTGAGATTGATGCTTATTCTCAGGCCAAGTTAGCAGATTATGCACCAAACTTGGATGTTGCTTTGTTAGGACCACAAGTAGCTTATACTTTGGATAAGTCAGCTGCCATTTGCGAAGAGAACCATATTCCAATTGCGGTCATTCCAATGGCGGACTATGGCATGCTAGATGGTAAAAAAGTATTGAATCTCGCTTTGGGGCTTTTGGAACAAAAACAAGGAGCTTAG
- a CDS encoding fructose-6-phosphate aldolase: MEFMLDTLNVEEIKKWSQVLPLAGVTSNPTIAKKEGKIDFFKRIQEVREIIGEAPSIHIQVVAKDYQGILKDAAEIRKHCSGNVFVKVPVTPEGLAAIKVLKAEGYKITATAIYTIFQGLLAIQAGADYLAPYYNRMENLNIDSDVVIGQLADAIAVEGSSSKILAASFKNVGQVNKAFADGTHAITAGADVFESAFAMPSISKAVNDFAADWSFIHGQKYI; encoded by the coding sequence ATGGAATTCATGCTTGATACATTAAATGTAGAAGAAATAAAAAAATGGTCGCAAGTTCTCCCCTTGGCAGGAGTGACTTCTAACCCGACCATCGCTAAAAAAGAGGGGAAGATTGATTTCTTTAAACGCATCCAAGAAGTTAGAGAAATTATTGGGGAAGCTCCTTCCATTCATATTCAGGTTGTTGCCAAAGATTATCAGGGAATTTTAAAAGATGCCGCTGAAATTCGCAAGCATTGTAGTGGAAATGTGTTTGTCAAAGTACCTGTAACCCCTGAAGGTTTAGCCGCTATAAAGGTTTTAAAAGCAGAAGGTTACAAGATTACGGCAACTGCTATTTATACCATTTTCCAAGGTTTATTAGCCATTCAAGCAGGCGCAGATTATTTAGCTCCTTATTATAACCGTATGGAAAATTTGAACATTGATTCAGATGTAGTTATTGGTCAATTGGCAGATGCGATTGCAGTAGAAGGTTCATCTAGCAAAATTTTAGCAGCTTCCTTTAAAAATGTAGGACAAGTCAACAAGGCTTTTGCTGATGGTACCCATGCTATTACAGCAGGTGCAGATGTCTTTGAATCAGCTTTTGCTATGCCGTCTATTTCAAAGGCAGTAAATGATTTTGCAGCAGATTGGTCATTCATTCATGGTCAAAAGTACATCTAA
- a CDS encoding sugar-binding transcriptional regulator, translated as MKSERKRLLAKIAYLYYVEEKSQAEIAAETGIYRTTVSRMLAEAKKEGIVKIEIEAFDTRLFHLENAVKEKYGLKGLEIVANQVDDSPSDLEQRLAQSAAGMLRGMIDDNAKVGFSWGKSLSLLVEHSGSRHLNNVHFFPLAGGPSHIHARYHVNTLIYSMANKYHGDCRFMNATIIQEDEILAKGILSSKYFEDLKRSWQELDVVVVGIGGQVDEKNRQWLDMLTAEDFRTVENEGAVGEICCRFFDENGELVDEQLQNRTVAISLDYLKTVPHSLAFAYGRQKAAAILAVLRAGYVNHLVTDEATILKVLELDNSAVN; from the coding sequence ATGAAAAGTGAAAGAAAAAGGCTATTAGCTAAGATTGCTTATCTTTATTATGTAGAGGAGAAAAGTCAGGCAGAAATTGCAGCAGAGACAGGGATTTATCGGACAACTGTGAGTCGTATGCTGGCTGAAGCTAAAAAGGAAGGCATTGTCAAAATCGAGATTGAAGCCTTTGATACGCGTTTGTTTCATTTAGAAAATGCAGTGAAAGAGAAGTATGGGTTAAAAGGACTTGAAATCGTAGCAAATCAAGTGGATGATTCACCTTCTGATTTGGAGCAGCGGTTAGCTCAATCAGCGGCAGGAATGCTTCGGGGGATGATTGATGACAATGCTAAAGTTGGATTTTCATGGGGAAAGAGTCTTAGTCTCTTGGTAGAACACTCGGGCAGTCGGCACTTGAATAATGTGCATTTTTTTCCATTGGCTGGCGGACCTAGCCATATTCATGCTCGTTATCATGTTAATACCCTCATTTACAGTATGGCTAATAAATACCATGGGGATTGTCGCTTTATGAATGCGACGATTATACAGGAAGACGAGATCTTAGCAAAAGGAATTTTATCTTCTAAATATTTTGAGGACTTAAAAAGAAGTTGGCAAGAACTAGATGTGGTTGTTGTTGGTATTGGCGGACAAGTGGATGAAAAGAATCGGCAGTGGTTGGATATGCTGACGGCTGAAGATTTTCGTACAGTGGAAAATGAAGGAGCTGTCGGAGAAATTTGTTGCCGCTTTTTTGATGAAAATGGTGAGTTGGTTGATGAACAGTTGCAAAATCGAACAGTTGCTATTTCTTTAGATTATTTAAAAACAGTTCCTCACAGTCTGGCTTTTGCCTATGGTCGTCAAAAAGCTGCCGCTATTTTGGCGGTTTTACGTGCTGGGTATGTCAACCATTTAGTTACAGATGAAGCAACTATTTTAAAAGTGTTGGAATTGGATAATAGTGCAGTTAATTAG
- a CDS encoding glycyl-radical enzyme activating protein: MSAEKGIIFNIQHFSIHDGPGIRTTVFLKGCPLRCPWCANPESQKFKPEPMLDASSKKTITMGEEKSVEEIIKEVLKDREFYEESGGGLTLSGGEIFAQFEFAKAILKAAKEKGIHTAIETTAFVDHNKFVDLLQYVDFIYTDLKHYNTINHRKVTGVKNELIIKNIHYAFSQQKTIVLRIPVIPSFNDSLEDAEQFAILFKKLSIDQVQLLPFHQFGENKYKLLKRSYEMENVQALHPEDLYDYQQVFLDYEINCYF, encoded by the coding sequence ATGAGTGCAGAAAAAGGAATCATTTTTAATATTCAACATTTTAGTATTCACGACGGACCAGGAATTCGGACAACTGTTTTTCTAAAAGGCTGTCCCTTACGCTGTCCTTGGTGTGCCAATCCAGAATCTCAGAAATTTAAACCTGAGCCCATGTTAGACGCTTCTAGCAAAAAGACTATCACCATGGGAGAGGAAAAAAGCGTTGAAGAGATTATCAAAGAAGTTCTCAAAGATAGAGAATTTTATGAAGAATCAGGTGGAGGCCTGACCTTGTCTGGTGGAGAAATCTTTGCCCAATTTGAATTTGCCAAAGCAATCCTTAAAGCTGCCAAAGAAAAAGGTATCCATACAGCGATTGAAACGACAGCCTTTGTAGATCATAACAAATTCGTTGATTTGCTCCAGTATGTAGATTTTATCTATACTGACTTAAAACATTACAACACCATCAATCACCGCAAAGTCACAGGGGTCAAAAATGAACTAATTATCAAAAATATTCATTATGCTTTTTCGCAACAAAAAACCATTGTCCTGCGTATTCCTGTTATCCCTAGCTTTAATGACTCTCTAGAAGATGCCGAACAATTTGCTATTTTATTTAAAAAATTATCTATTGACCAAGTACAACTCTTACCTTTTCATCAATTCGGTGAAAATAAATATAAATTACTAAAACGTTCTTATGAAATGGAAAATGTGCAAGCTCTACATCCGGAAGACCTCTATGATTATCAGCAAGTTTTTCTTGATTATGAAATCAACTGTTATTTTTAG
- a CDS encoding Rrf2 family transcriptional regulator — translation MQISSRFTIATHMLTVIALECQEHKVTSDVLAASVGVNPVIIRKILSQLKSADLISVARGRGGAIIRKDLKDITLLDVYQAVESLGKSGQLFSFHEHPNPSCPIGRNIHFVLDDKLSEIQVAMEKELSKTSLADVVASVQEKIKKQSIS, via the coding sequence ATGCAAATTTCGAGTCGTTTTACCATTGCTACGCACATGTTGACTGTTATAGCACTAGAATGTCAAGAGCACAAAGTAACGAGTGATGTTCTAGCAGCTAGCGTTGGAGTAAACCCTGTTATTATTCGCAAAATCTTATCGCAATTGAAAAGTGCGGATTTGATTTCTGTAGCGCGTGGGAGGGGAGGAGCTATCATTAGGAAAGATTTAAAGGATATTACCCTTTTGGATGTCTATCAAGCAGTAGAAAGTCTGGGAAAATCGGGACAACTCTTTAGCTTTCATGAGCATCCCAATCCGTCTTGTCCCATTGGCAGAAATATTCATTTCGTTTTAGATGATAAATTATCAGAAATTCAAGTAGCAATGGAAAAAGAACTGAGTAAAACCAGCCTTGCAGATGTCGTTGCATCTGTCCAAGAAAAGATAAAAAAACAATCCATTTCGTAA
- a CDS encoding PTS lactose/cellobiose transporter subunit IIA — MEVIVADQIIMGLILHAGDAKQHIYQALSLAKNGEFEKCNEYLELADQALLEAHNLQTEFLAQEAGGTKTEITALFVHSQDHLMTSITEINLIKEIIDLRKELQVKK; from the coding sequence ATGGAAGTGATTGTAGCTGATCAAATCATTATGGGGTTAATCTTGCATGCTGGGGATGCCAAACAGCATATTTACCAAGCTTTGTCATTAGCAAAAAATGGTGAGTTTGAAAAGTGTAATGAGTATCTAGAATTGGCAGATCAGGCATTATTAGAAGCTCATAATCTTCAAACGGAGTTTTTGGCACAGGAAGCGGGGGGAACAAAGACAGAAATTACAGCTTTGTTTGTCCACTCTCAGGATCATTTGATGACCAGTATTACAGAAATTAATCTTATCAAGGAAATCATTGACTTGAGAAAAGAATTACAAGTGAAAAAATAA
- a CDS encoding glycyl radical protein gives MTNVKEIEKTMIQTSYFGSLTDRMNKYREDVLDKKPYIDAERAVLATRAYQEHKEKPNVLKRAYMLKEILENMTLYIEDETMIVGNQASSNKDAPIFPEYTLEFVLNELDLFEKRDGDVFYITEETKEQIRSIAPFWENNNLRARAGALLPEEVQVYMETGFFGMEGKMNSGDAHLAVNYQKLLQYGLKGFEEKARAAKEALDLTDPASIDKYHFYDSIFIVVDAVKAYAERFVKLAQDMAESASPERRQELLEIARICSKVPYEPAETFAEAIQSVWFIQCILQIESNGHSLSYGRFDQYMYPYVKSDLEAGRETEESIVERLTNLWIKTITINKVRSQAHTFSSAGSPLYQNVTIGGQTRDKKDAVNPLSYLVLRSVAQTHLPQPNLTVRYHAGLDARFMNECIEVMKLGFGMPAFNNDEIIIPSFIAKGVLEEDAYDYSAIGCVETAVPGKWGYRCTGMSYMNFPKVLLITMNDGVDPASGKRFAPSFGHFKDMKSFAELQTAWDKTLRHLTRMSVIVENSIDLSLEREVPDILCSALTDDCIGRGKHLKEGGAVYDYISGLQVGIANLSDSLAAIKKLVFEEGKLTPAELWHALETDYAGERGKEIQEMLIHDAPKYGNDDDYADKLVTDAYDIYVDEIAKYPNTRYGRGPIGGIRYSGTSSISANVGQGRGTLATPDGRNAGTPLAEGCSPSHNMDKNGPTSVLKSVSKLPTDEIVGGVLLNQKVNPQTLSKEEDKIKLIALLRTFFNRLHGYHIQYNVVSRETLIDAQKHPEKHRDLIVRVAGYSAFFNVLSKATQDDIIGRTEHTL, from the coding sequence ATGACTAATGTAAAAGAAATAGAAAAAACGATGATACAAACGAGTTATTTTGGTAGCTTAACGGACCGAATGAACAAGTATCGGGAAGATGTGCTGGACAAGAAACCTTATATTGATGCTGAACGTGCTGTTCTTGCAACAAGAGCTTATCAAGAGCATAAAGAAAAGCCAAATGTTCTGAAGCGTGCTTATATGCTTAAGGAAATTTTGGAAAATATGACGCTTTATATTGAAGATGAGACCATGATTGTTGGAAATCAGGCTTCATCTAATAAAGATGCACCTATTTTCCCAGAGTATACTTTAGAATTTGTACTCAATGAATTAGATCTTTTTGAAAAGCGCGACGGTGATGTTTTCTATATTACAGAGGAAACCAAAGAACAAATCCGGAGCATCGCTCCCTTCTGGGAAAACAATAACCTCCGTGCTAGAGCAGGGGCTTTACTTCCAGAAGAAGTTCAGGTTTATATGGAAACTGGCTTCTTTGGCATGGAAGGAAAGATGAACTCTGGTGATGCTCACTTGGCAGTCAACTATCAAAAATTGCTTCAATATGGTTTGAAAGGTTTTGAGGAAAAAGCTCGGGCAGCTAAGGAGGCCTTGGATTTGACAGATCCGGCTAGTATTGATAAATATCATTTCTATGATTCCATTTTCATTGTAGTGGATGCTGTGAAAGCTTATGCGGAGCGTTTTGTCAAGTTAGCTCAAGATATGGCAGAGTCTGCAAGCCCAGAGCGCCGTCAAGAATTATTGGAAATTGCTCGAATTTGTTCCAAAGTGCCTTACGAACCAGCTGAAACGTTTGCTGAAGCTATTCAGTCTGTCTGGTTTATCCAGTGTATTTTACAGATTGAGTCTAATGGTCACTCCCTCTCTTATGGGCGCTTTGACCAATACATGTATCCTTATGTTAAGTCGGACTTGGAAGCTGGTCGCGAGACGGAAGAAAGCATTGTCGAACGCTTAACCAATCTTTGGATTAAGACGATTACAATCAATAAAGTACGCAGCCAGGCTCATACTTTCTCATCTGCTGGTAGTCCTTTGTATCAAAATGTGACAATTGGTGGACAAACACGTGATAAGAAAGATGCTGTAAATCCCCTTTCTTATCTGGTTTTGAGATCTGTTGCACAGACGCATTTGCCACAGCCAAACTTAACAGTTCGCTACCATGCTGGTCTAGATGCTCGTTTTATGAACGAATGCATAGAAGTTATGAAACTAGGTTTTGGAATGCCTGCTTTCAATAATGACGAGATTATTATTCCGTCCTTTATTGCCAAAGGCGTTTTGGAAGAAGATGCATACGACTACAGTGCTATCGGCTGTGTGGAGACAGCTGTGCCAGGTAAATGGGGCTACCGTTGTACGGGAATGAGCTATATGAACTTCCCTAAGGTGCTTCTCATCACTATGAACGATGGAGTTGATCCCGCATCTGGCAAGCGTTTTGCACCAAGCTTCGGTCATTTTAAAGACATGAAGAGCTTTGCTGAGCTGCAAACGGCTTGGGACAAGACTTTGCGCCACTTGACTCGTATGAGTGTCATCGTGGAAAATTCTATCGACCTGTCTCTTGAAAGAGAAGTGCCGGATATCCTCTGCTCAGCTTTGACAGATGATTGTATCGGACGCGGTAAGCATTTGAAAGAGGGGGGAGCTGTCTATGACTATATTTCTGGTCTCCAAGTCGGTATTGCTAATCTATCAGACTCACTAGCAGCAATCAAGAAGTTAGTCTTTGAAGAAGGCAAACTGACTCCAGCTGAACTCTGGCATGCACTTGAAACGGACTATGCAGGTGAGCGCGGCAAGGAAATTCAGGAGATGTTGATTCATGATGCACCGAAATATGGTAATGATGATGATTACGCTGATAAGCTGGTGACTGATGCTTATGATATTTATGTGGATGAAATTGCTAAATATCCAAATACCCGTTATGGACGCGGTCCAATTGGCGGTATCCGCTATTCAGGAACATCTTCTATTTCAGCCAATGTTGGTCAAGGTCGCGGTACTTTGGCGACACCAGATGGCCGCAATGCAGGAACACCGCTCGCTGAAGGCTGTTCTCCATCTCACAATATGGACAAGAATGGTCCGACTTCTGTATTGAAATCTGTTTCTAAATTGCCGACAGATGAAATCGTTGGGGGGGTTCTGCTCAATCAAAAAGTGAATCCTCAGACCTTGTCTAAGGAAGAAGATAAAATTAAATTGATTGCTTTACTTCGTACGTTCTTTAACCGTTTGCACGGTTATCATATTCAATACAATGTTGTTTCTAGAGAAACCTTGATTGATGCGCAAAAACATCCTGAAAAACACCGTGATTTGATTGTGCGTGTTGCAGGATATTCGGCATTCTTCAATGTACTCTCCAAAGCAACACAAGATGATATTATCGGACGTACAGAACACACATTATAA
- a CDS encoding PTS sugar transporter subunit IIC, translating to MAKIDTQKIIAPIMKFVNMRGIIALKDGMLAILPLTVVGSIFLIVGQLPFEGLNQAIAGIFGKNWIEPFMQVYSGTFAIMGLISCFSIGYSYAKNSGVEPLPAGVLSVSSFFILLKSSYVPTKGEPIADAITKVWFGGQGIIGAIIIGLVVGSIYTMFIQKHIVIKMPEQVPQAIAKQFEAMIPAFVIFFLSMVVYILAKMLTKGGTFIEMIYGVIQVPLQGLTGSLYGAIGIAFFISFLWWFGVHGQSVVNGVVTALLLSNLDANKALLAAGKLSVGKGAHIVTQQFLDSFLILSGSGITFGLVVAMIFAAKSKQYKALGKVAAFPAIFNVNEPVVFGFPIVMNPVMFLPFILVPVLAAVIVYGSIAIGFMQPFSGVTLPWSTPAIISGFLVAGWQGALIQVVILAMSTLIYFPFFKFQDNLAYSNELKAEG from the coding sequence ATGGCTAAAATAGATACTCAAAAAATTATTGCGCCGATTATGAAATTTGTCAATATGCGCGGTATTATTGCCTTAAAGGATGGTATGTTGGCAATTCTGCCCTTGACAGTTGTTGGAAGTATCTTTCTGATTGTAGGACAGTTACCATTTGAAGGTCTCAATCAGGCGATTGCAGGCATTTTTGGAAAAAATTGGATCGAGCCGTTTATGCAGGTTTACTCAGGAACTTTTGCGATTATGGGTTTGATTTCCTGTTTCTCCATAGGATATTCTTATGCTAAAAATAGTGGTGTAGAGCCGTTGCCGGCAGGTGTGTTATCTGTGTCTTCTTTCTTCATTCTTTTAAAATCTTCTTATGTACCGACAAAAGGTGAACCTATTGCAGATGCTATTACTAAAGTTTGGTTTGGTGGTCAGGGGATTATTGGAGCTATTATTATTGGTTTGGTTGTCGGTAGTATCTATACCATGTTTATTCAAAAGCATATTGTTATTAAAATGCCAGAGCAAGTTCCGCAAGCGATTGCTAAGCAATTTGAGGCTATGATTCCAGCTTTTGTGATATTCTTCCTTTCCATGGTAGTTTATATTCTTGCTAAAATGCTAACAAAAGGTGGCACTTTTATTGAAATGATTTATGGTGTGATTCAAGTGCCATTACAAGGATTGACTGGTTCCCTTTACGGTGCAATTGGTATCGCCTTTTTCATCTCCTTCTTATGGTGGTTCGGTGTGCATGGGCAATCTGTTGTCAATGGTGTAGTGACTGCTCTATTGCTTTCAAATCTGGATGCCAATAAAGCTTTGCTTGCTGCTGGAAAGCTATCTGTTGGTAAAGGAGCGCATATTGTTACTCAGCAATTCTTAGATAGTTTCCTAATCTTATCTGGTTCAGGTATCACTTTTGGCTTGGTAGTAGCTATGATCTTTGCAGCTAAGTCCAAGCAATACAAAGCACTAGGAAAAGTTGCTGCTTTTCCAGCAATCTTTAATGTCAATGAACCAGTTGTGTTTGGGTTTCCAATTGTTATGAATCCCGTTATGTTCTTGCCTTTTATTCTTGTACCTGTTTTAGCGGCTGTAATTGTTTATGGCTCTATAGCAATTGGCTTTATGCAGCCATTTTCAGGGGTGACCTTGCCATGGAGTACACCAGCTATTATTTCTGGTTTCTTAGTGGCAGGATGGCAAGGTGCTCTCATCCAAGTTGTCATTTTAGCTATGTCCACTCTCATCTATTTCCCATTCTTTAAATTCCAAGACAATCTTGCTTACAGTAATGAACTGAAAGCGGAAGGATAA
- a CDS encoding metallophosphoesterase family protein — protein sequence MKRKIALLSDIHGNVTALEAVLADAKKEQVTDYWFLGDLLAPGTGRKKILDLMATLPISLQVRGNWEDSIWNALHGKLDISRPSHLYMVCLCQYLLEEVTPEELDRLHELPLQLLTKVGDLEIAVTHHLPDKNWGRELIHIGQQENFDSLFEGNNCAIAIYGHIHQQFLRYATGGQMIINPGSIGQPFFLDACLRKDLRAQYAILKIDEQGLADVDFRRVAYDVNKELEMARTLKLPYYEVYYESLVNGIHHTHNHDLLRAISEREDYVAQLKEFFRRNI from the coding sequence ATGAAAAGAAAAATTGCTTTATTATCAGATATTCATGGAAATGTAACGGCATTAGAAGCTGTTTTAGCGGACGCCAAAAAGGAACAGGTGACCGATTACTGGTTTTTGGGAGATTTATTGGCACCCGGAACGGGGCGAAAGAAAATTCTTGACTTAATGGCTACTTTACCGATTAGTCTTCAAGTGCGGGGAAATTGGGAAGACAGCATTTGGAATGCTCTTCATGGGAAATTAGATATCAGTCGCCCTAGTCATTTATATATGGTTTGTTTATGCCAGTATCTTTTGGAAGAAGTCACACCTGAAGAACTAGACCGATTGCATGAGTTGCCTTTGCAGCTTTTGACAAAAGTTGGCGATTTAGAAATTGCTGTGACTCATCATTTGCCAGATAAAAATTGGGGACGAGAGCTAATTCATATTGGTCAACAAGAGAATTTTGATAGCCTGTTTGAAGGTAACAATTGTGCCATTGCCATTTATGGTCATATTCATCAGCAATTTCTTCGTTATGCGACGGGGGGACAGATGATTATCAATCCGGGATCTATCGGTCAGCCGTTTTTTCTAGATGCTTGTTTGCGAAAGGATCTGCGAGCTCAGTATGCTATTTTAAAAATTGATGAACAGGGATTAGCAGATGTCGATTTTCGACGAGTGGCTTATGATGTAAATAAAGAATTGGAAATGGCTAGAACATTGAAGTTGCCTTATTATGAAGTATATTACGAAAGCCTTGTCAATGGGATTCATCACACCCATAACCATGATTTACTTCGAGCAATTAGTGAGCGAGAAGACTATGTTGCGCAGCTTAAGGAGTTTTTTAGACGTAATATATGA
- a CDS encoding DeoR/GlpR family DNA-binding transcription regulator, with protein sequence MERLDEIVKLVSEFEKIDVNTLSDKLKVSKVTIRKDLDKLEMKGLLHREHGYAVLNSGDDLNVRLSFHYDTKRKIAQEAAKIVADNETIIIESGSTCALLAEEICRTKKNVKIITNSYFIADYVRKVDSCKIILLGGEFQNDSQVTVGPLLKEMIQFFHVEHAFVGTDGYDEELGFTGKDLMRSEVVQYMSEASDKMIVLTDSSKFDKRGTVKRFGLRQVSQVVTDQAIPTAAVQRLKAANIKLTLV encoded by the coding sequence ATGGAACGTTTAGATGAAATCGTTAAGCTCGTTTCAGAGTTTGAAAAAATTGATGTTAATACTTTATCTGATAAATTAAAAGTCTCTAAAGTTACGATTCGGAAAGACTTGGATAAGCTGGAAATGAAAGGCTTACTTCATCGGGAGCACGGTTATGCGGTCTTAAATAGTGGTGATGACCTGAATGTCCGGCTTTCTTTTCATTATGATACCAAGCGAAAGATAGCACAAGAAGCGGCAAAAATTGTTGCAGACAATGAAACGATTATCATTGAATCTGGTTCAACTTGTGCTCTGTTAGCTGAAGAAATCTGTCGTACTAAGAAGAATGTGAAAATTATTACAAATTCTTATTTTATCGCAGACTATGTGAGAAAAGTAGATTCTTGCAAGATTATCTTGCTAGGCGGTGAATTTCAGAACGATTCGCAAGTTACGGTCGGTCCTTTGCTTAAGGAAATGATTCAATTTTTCCATGTAGAACATGCTTTTGTAGGGACTGATGGCTATGATGAAGAGCTTGGTTTTACAGGTAAGGATTTAATGCGTAGCGAAGTGGTGCAATATATGTCGGAAGCATCTGATAAAATGATTGTGTTAACAGATTCGAGTAAATTTGATAAAAGAGGGACTGTCAAACGCTTTGGTTTGAGACAGGTTTCGCAGGTGGTAACCGATCAAGCTATTCCGACAGCCGCGGTTCAACGCCTAAAAGCAGCCAATATCAAATTGACTCTAGTCTGA